In a genomic window of Canis lupus familiaris isolate Mischka breed German Shepherd chromosome 13, alternate assembly UU_Cfam_GSD_1.0, whole genome shotgun sequence:
- the SPINK2 gene encoding serine protease inhibitor Kazal-type 2, producing the protein MAGRGGSLALGAVSLVLLLLARDVAASLDSLSSEFGQPSEYRTPNCNQYKLPGCPRDFSPVCGSDMSTYPNECTLCMKIREDGRDIKIIRSGPC; encoded by the exons ATGGCGGGCCGCGGAGGGAGCCTGGCGCTCGGGGCGGTGAGCTTGGTGCTGCTGCTCCTGGCCCGGGACGTGGCAG CCTCTTTGGACTCTTTGAGCTCTGAGTTTGGTCAACCTTCAGAATACAGAACA ccAAACTGCAATCAGTATAAATTACCAGGATGTCCCAGAGACTTTAGCCCTGTGTGTGGAAGCGACATGTCCACTTATCCCAATGAGTGTACTCTGTGCATGAAAATCAG GGAAGATGGGCGTGACATTAAAATAATCCGGAGTGGACCGTGTTGA